From the Mycoplasmatota bacterium genome, one window contains:
- a CDS encoding DUF1893 domain-containing protein, with product MFKYLEPDKTCVLIHETKVIYESKENSVKPFVKYIYYHGLPKENTILIDKVIGVAIANVALYCKLNTVYGLIISKPALDLLQKNNVNVHYETLVDHILRRDKTDICPMEKKILTANSYEEAFNYLKQIVIDNNPIHLK from the coding sequence ATGTTTAAATATCTAGAACCTGATAAAACTTGTGTTTTAATTCATGAAACCAAAGTTATATACGAATCAAAAGAAAATAGTGTTAAACCCTTCGTAAAATATATCTATTATCATGGTCTACCAAAAGAAAATACAATCTTAATCGATAAAGTTATTGGTGTTGCAATTGCCAATGTAGCCTTATATTGTAAACTAAATACCGTTTATGGTTTAATTATCTCTAAACCAGCTTTAGATTTACTTCAAAAAAATAACGTTAATGTCCATTATGAAACATTAGTTGATCATATCTTAAGACGTGATAAAACAGATATTTGTCCTATGGAGAAAAAAATATTAACAGCCAATTCATACGAAGAAGCATTTAATTATTTAAAACAGATTGTTATTGACAATAATCCAATTCACTTAAAGTAA
- a CDS encoding ECF transporter S component translates to MNTKKIVYSGFLIAFGVLLPIIFHFIPGNLGLILLPIHYSAYFAGGFFGPIIGGIVGLFTPIISYQLTGMPPQLSFIYIAAETFVYGLVFGFLYYKRHLNIYVSLLISMILGRITNFTGTYIIANVILGNMAKPYQIVNIFYNFSIGLMGAVFQFLIIPLVIKRINMVFSFDKQRHGV, encoded by the coding sequence ATGAATACGAAAAAGATTGTTTATTCAGGATTTTTAATCGCATTTGGTGTTTTGTTACCCATCATTTTTCATTTCATTCCTGGTAATTTAGGGCTTATATTATTACCTATTCATTACTCTGCATATTTTGCTGGTGGATTTTTTGGTCCTATTATTGGGGGAATTGTAGGATTGTTTACACCAATTATTAGTTATCAACTGACTGGTATGCCTCCACAACTTTCCTTTATATATATCGCAGCTGAAACCTTTGTTTATGGATTAGTATTTGGGTTTTTATATTATAAAAGACATCTTAACATATATGTTTCATTATTAATTTCTATGATTTTAGGTAGAATAACTAATTTTACAGGAACTTATATTATTGCTAATGTTATCTTAGGTAATATGGCCAAACCTTATCAAATTGTTAATATTTTTTATAACTTTTCTATTGGATTAATGGGTGCTGTTTTCCAATTTTTGATTATTCCGCTTGTTATCAAAAGAATTAATATGGTTTTTTCCTTTGATAAGCAAAGGCATGGTGTTTAA